A region of Trichocoleus desertorum ATA4-8-CV12 DNA encodes the following proteins:
- the rimM gene encoding ribosome maturation factor RimM (Essential for efficient processing of 16S rRNA) → MSESRKTKTPPTNSPALNSAVVPEGWLEIGKIVSAQGLKGEVRVYPNSDFPERFEQPGTRWLLPLNATEPQPIELVKGRYLHGKGMYVLQLGDVSDRDHAEALQGCKLLVPEGDRPQLEAGEFHVIDLIGLEVFDQATQTLLGTVTDVIPAGNDLLEVKLREPKNPKQPTVLVPFVNEIVPVVDLAARKVEITPPPGLIE, encoded by the coding sequence ATGTCTGAGAGCCGCAAAACCAAAACTCCCCCGACAAATTCTCCTGCCCTAAACTCAGCGGTCGTGCCTGAAGGTTGGCTAGAAATCGGCAAAATTGTGTCCGCGCAGGGCTTAAAAGGCGAGGTGCGAGTTTACCCGAATTCTGACTTCCCAGAGCGCTTTGAGCAACCAGGAACCCGTTGGCTCTTGCCTTTAAATGCCACTGAACCCCAACCGATTGAATTGGTAAAGGGTCGCTACTTGCATGGTAAAGGGATGTATGTTCTGCAATTGGGCGATGTCAGCGATCGCGACCATGCTGAAGCGCTCCAAGGCTGCAAGTTGCTAGTTCCAGAAGGCGATCGCCCGCAATTAGAAGCAGGGGAATTTCATGTCATCGACTTGATCGGTTTAGAAGTGTTTGATCAAGCGACGCAAACTCTACTGGGCACAGTCACCGATGTGATTCCCGCTGGCAACGATCTGCTAGAAGTGAAGCTGAGGGAGCCAAAAAACCCCAAGCAGCCCACGGTTTTAGTGCCCTTTGTTAACGAGATCGTACCTGTCGTAGATTTAGCGGCGAGGAAGGTTGAAATCACTCCACCACCGGGGTTGATCGAATAA
- a CDS encoding sensor histidine kinase, protein MPPFLSEGNGLALSVESSLQDLRLYNFQVDISCSGAELAQFFEKYPLLPGVILLEQSEFVGMISRQQFLEYLLRPHGLELFLKQPLRVLYSYARTQSLALPADTLIVTAAQQALRRSRELLGEPIVVYTEPGTYHLLNMHELNIAYWQIRGIETQVRYERAQVQMIQTEKMASLGRLVDGIAHEILDPVSFIWGNLTHVSSYSQNLLELITAYETYLPEVPKEVLDLQTDLELDYLKQDLPQTIASIRSGAERLSKLATSLQNFCHIDEVYPKPADLHECLDSILLLLKSRLTGEISIVRNYGQLPPVSCFAGQLSQVFMNILTNAVDALIDQAIRQELAIEFGSQGILAPPQKPRIEITTQVCPARSVTAASGTRWVSVRIVDNGLGLSLERYQQILESFSVEKRAAKETSLSMSYQIVTARHGGKFEVRSQPGVGTEFEILLPLV, encoded by the coding sequence ATGCCGCCATTTCTATCTGAAGGGAATGGATTGGCCTTGAGTGTAGAGTCATCGCTACAAGATTTACGGCTCTACAACTTTCAAGTTGACATTAGCTGTTCAGGCGCAGAACTTGCCCAGTTTTTCGAGAAGTATCCTCTGTTACCAGGCGTTATTTTGCTGGAGCAGAGTGAGTTTGTCGGCATGATATCTCGGCAGCAATTTTTAGAGTATTTGCTGCGTCCTCATGGCCTAGAGTTATTTCTGAAACAGCCTTTGAGAGTTCTCTACAGTTATGCCAGAACTCAATCTCTCGCCCTACCCGCAGATACCTTGATTGTGACGGCGGCCCAGCAAGCACTACGGCGATCGCGCGAGCTACTAGGTGAACCCATTGTGGTTTATACAGAACCAGGAACCTATCACCTGTTGAATATGCATGAATTAAATATTGCCTATTGGCAGATTCGTGGCATTGAAACTCAGGTGAGATATGAAAGGGCTCAAGTCCAAATGATTCAAACTGAAAAAATGGCTAGTTTGGGTCGCTTAGTCGATGGCATTGCCCATGAAATTTTAGATCCAGTCAGTTTTATTTGGGGGAATTTGACTCACGTTTCTAGCTATAGTCAGAACTTGCTGGAATTAATTACTGCTTACGAAACTTATTTACCAGAGGTACCTAAAGAAGTTCTTGATTTGCAAACAGATTTGGAACTAGATTATCTCAAACAAGATCTGCCTCAGACTATTGCTAGTATTCGCTCTGGTGCAGAACGGTTATCTAAGTTGGCGACCAGCCTGCAAAACTTTTGTCATATTGATGAGGTTTACCCTAAACCTGCCGATTTGCATGAGTGCCTTGATAGCATTTTACTTTTACTAAAAAGCCGTTTAACTGGGGAAATTAGCATTGTTAGAAACTATGGTCAGTTGCCTCCAGTTTCTTGTTTTGCGGGACAGCTAAGCCAAGTATTTATGAATATTTTGACGAATGCAGTCGATGCTTTAATCGATCAAGCAATTCGGCAAGAGCTAGCGATCGAATTTGGCAGTCAAGGCATTCTCGCTCCCCCCCAAAAACCCCGCATTGAAATCACCACTCAAGTCTGCCCAGCCAGATCGGTGACGGCTGCTTCTGGCACTCGCTGGGTTTCAGTGCGGATTGTGGATAATGGCTTAGGTCTCTCGCTAGAGCGGTATCAGCAGATTCTGGAGTCGTTTTCGGTTGAGAAACGAGCGGCGAAAGAAACGAGTTTGTCTATGAGCTATCAAATTGTGACTGCGAGACACGGCGGCAAGTTTGAAGTGCGATCGCAACCCGGAGTCGGGACAGAATTTGAAATTTTATTACCGTTAGTTTAG